In one window of Pseudooceanicola aestuarii DNA:
- a CDS encoding gamma-glutamyl-gamma-aminobutyrate hydrolase family protein, with product MTRPRIGIITNQHLINDSYRAHAGGIMCSEAVAEVADCLPLLIPADPRLTPLPELLEAFDGFLLTGGRPNVHPEEYGEAATAAHGDFDRARDAVALPLVRACVERGQPFLGICRGFQEVAVAMGSTLHPEIRDLPGRQNHRMPPDGTLEEKFALRHKVKFTEGGVFHKVMGAPEVMTNTLHGQGVVNAGARFRIDGWAPDGTPEAAYVEGAPGFTLSVQWHPEYNAANDPVSRPLFEALGQAARAWSQRQTAPMHASA from the coding sequence ATGACCAGACCCCGCATCGGCATCATAACCAATCAACATCTCATCAACGACAGCTACCGGGCCCATGCCGGGGGCATCATGTGCTCCGAAGCGGTGGCCGAGGTGGCCGATTGCCTGCCTTTGCTGATCCCCGCCGATCCGCGCCTGACGCCCCTGCCGGAGTTGTTGGAAGCGTTTGACGGGTTTCTTCTGACCGGCGGGCGCCCGAATGTGCACCCGGAGGAATATGGCGAGGCCGCGACGGCCGCGCATGGGGATTTCGACCGGGCGCGCGATGCCGTGGCCCTGCCGCTGGTGCGTGCCTGCGTGGAACGGGGGCAGCCGTTCCTGGGCATTTGCCGCGGCTTTCAGGAGGTCGCGGTGGCGATGGGATCGACCCTGCACCCGGAGATCCGCGATCTGCCGGGGCGCCAGAACCACCGGATGCCCCCCGATGGCACACTGGAGGAAAAATTCGCGCTGCGTCACAAGGTGAAATTCACCGAAGGAGGTGTTTTCCACAAGGTGATGGGCGCGCCGGAAGTGATGACCAACACCTTGCACGGGCAGGGGGTGGTCAACGCAGGCGCGCGGTTCCGCATCGACGGTTGGGCGCCGGATGGCACACCGGAGGCCGCCTATGTGGAGGGCGCACCGGGCTTTACCCTGTCGGTGCAGTGGCACCCGGAATACAACGCCGCCAACGATCCGGTGTCGCGTCCGTTGTTTGAAGCCTTGGGACAGGCCGCCCGTGCATGGTCCCAACGTCAGACGGCCCCCATGCACGCCAGCGCCTGA
- the pepN gene encoding aminopeptidase N gives MKDAGATPTDRTVHLKDYTPFGWKVDSVDLTFVLAPHATRVKSRIRFTPTPEAPAQDFFLHGEDLSLISAAIDGTPILPEQTGAGLTCPVPDRPFLWEAEVEIAPARNTALEGLYMSNGMYCTQCEAEGFRKITFYPDRPDVMSIFTVRIDSDLPVLLSNGNPRAQVPGHAIWHDPWPKPAYLFALVAGDLRALSDTFTTRSGRDIELNLWVRPGDEGKCDFGMEALKRSMDWDERIYGREYDLDIFNIVAVDDFNMGAMENKGLNIFNSAAVLASPETATDANFERIEAIIAHEYFHNWTGNRITCRDWFQLCLKEGLTVFRDAQFTADMRSEPVKRITDVIDLRARQFREDNGPLAHPVRPESFQEINNFYTATVYEKGAELIGMLKRLVGDVAYARALDLYFDRHDGQACTIEDWLKVFEDTTGRDLSQFKRWYSQAGTPRLDVTEEWENGTYALTFHQHTPPTPGQPDKLPQVIPVTLGLLGPDGTEVQPSVLLEVTEAEQRFTFPGLSARPIPSILRGFSAPVILRREVDNAERAFLLAHDSDPFNRWEAGRALAKDALIRMITDGAAPDGAFIAALRNVSTDETLDPAFRALVLALPSEDDLAQTLHDTGIIPDPQAIWSAREAMRDSMAAEMEQVLADLYDAHQVPGAFRPDADAAAARSLTNGALMLLSRRDDGARARAQFASADNMTQQIAALSALLSVDKADDALARFATQWADDRLVMDKWFMLQVAFAAPQNAARVAERLAGHPAFDRRNPNRFRAVFGALAGHAAGFHRADGAGYNLLADQLIALDDLNPQTTARMCAAFQSWRRYDADRQQMIREALSRIAAKPGLSRDTDEMVSRILEG, from the coding sequence ATGAAAGACGCAGGCGCGACCCCGACGGACCGGACCGTTCACCTGAAGGACTACACCCCGTTCGGCTGGAAAGTCGACAGCGTCGATCTGACCTTTGTCCTGGCTCCCCACGCCACACGGGTCAAAAGCCGGATCCGGTTCACCCCCACTCCGGAGGCGCCGGCACAGGATTTTTTCCTGCACGGAGAGGATCTCAGCCTGATTTCTGCGGCCATCGACGGCACCCCGATCCTCCCCGAGCAGACCGGGGCGGGCCTGACCTGCCCGGTCCCCGACCGCCCGTTCCTGTGGGAGGCGGAAGTGGAAATCGCACCGGCGCGAAACACCGCGCTCGAAGGGCTCTACATGTCCAACGGCATGTATTGCACCCAGTGCGAAGCCGAAGGCTTTCGCAAGATCACGTTCTACCCCGATCGGCCCGACGTGATGTCCATATTCACCGTGCGGATCGACAGCGACCTGCCGGTTCTGCTGTCCAACGGCAACCCGCGCGCACAGGTACCCGGTCATGCGATCTGGCATGACCCCTGGCCCAAACCGGCCTATCTTTTTGCGCTGGTGGCCGGCGACCTGCGCGCGCTGTCCGATACGTTCACCACCCGCTCCGGCCGCGACATCGAACTCAACCTTTGGGTGCGTCCCGGGGACGAGGGGAAATGCGACTTCGGGATGGAGGCGCTGAAAAGATCCATGGATTGGGACGAGCGGATCTATGGCCGGGAATATGACCTGGACATCTTCAATATCGTTGCAGTGGATGATTTCAACATGGGTGCAATGGAAAACAAGGGGCTGAACATCTTCAATTCCGCCGCGGTCCTTGCCTCGCCGGAAACAGCGACGGATGCAAATTTCGAACGGATCGAGGCGATCATCGCTCACGAGTACTTTCACAACTGGACCGGGAACCGTATCACTTGCCGCGATTGGTTCCAGCTCTGTCTGAAAGAAGGGCTGACCGTTTTTCGCGACGCCCAGTTCACCGCTGACATGCGTTCGGAGCCGGTGAAACGGATCACCGACGTGATCGACCTGCGCGCCCGCCAGTTCCGCGAGGACAACGGCCCCCTGGCCCACCCGGTGCGGCCGGAGAGTTTTCAGGAAATTAACAATTTCTACACGGCTACGGTCTACGAAAAGGGTGCGGAACTCATCGGGATGCTGAAACGGCTGGTGGGCGACGTGGCCTATGCCCGGGCGCTGGATCTCTATTTCGACCGGCACGATGGACAGGCCTGCACGATCGAGGATTGGCTGAAGGTATTCGAAGACACCACCGGCCGCGACCTGTCGCAATTCAAACGCTGGTATTCCCAGGCCGGGACCCCGCGTCTGGACGTGACGGAAGAATGGGAGAACGGAACATATGCACTGACCTTTCACCAGCACACGCCACCGACCCCGGGCCAGCCCGACAAGCTGCCGCAGGTGATCCCCGTAACGCTTGGCCTGCTGGGCCCTGATGGCACGGAAGTTCAACCCAGTGTCTTGCTGGAGGTCACGGAAGCGGAGCAGCGGTTTACCTTTCCCGGTCTGTCGGCCCGTCCGATACCGTCCATATTGCGCGGCTTCTCCGCCCCCGTGATCCTGCGGCGAGAGGTCGACAACGCCGAACGGGCGTTCCTGCTGGCCCATGACAGCGACCCGTTCAACCGTTGGGAGGCCGGGCGCGCCCTGGCCAAGGACGCATTGATCCGCATGATCACCGACGGCGCGGCCCCGGATGGCGCCTTCATCGCCGCACTGCGCAACGTCTCGACTGACGAGACCCTGGACCCGGCGTTCCGCGCGCTGGTGTTGGCCCTGCCGTCAGAGGACGATCTGGCTCAGACCTTGCATGACACCGGGATCATCCCCGACCCGCAGGCGATCTGGTCAGCGCGGGAGGCAATGCGCGACAGCATGGCGGCGGAGATGGAGCAGGTGCTGGCGGATCTCTACGATGCCCACCAGGTGCCCGGCGCCTTTCGTCCCGATGCCGATGCGGCGGCCGCACGGTCACTGACCAACGGGGCACTGATGCTGCTGTCCCGGCGCGATGACGGTGCGCGGGCCCGGGCGCAATTCGCGTCCGCCGACAACATGACGCAGCAAATCGCCGCCCTGTCGGCGCTGCTTTCCGTGGACAAGGCCGATGACGCATTGGCCCGGTTCGCGACACAATGGGCCGATGATCGGCTTGTGATGGACAAGTGGTTCATGTTGCAGGTGGCCTTTGCCGCGCCGCAAAACGCGGCGCGCGTGGCGGAACGTCTTGCCGGGCACCCGGCGTTCGATCGGCGCAATCCGAACCGGTTCCGCGCCGTCTTTGGCGCCCTTGCCGGACATGCGGCCGGGTTCCACCGGGCCGATGGCGCAGGTTACAATCTGTTGGCCGATCAACTGATCGCGCTCGACGACCTGAACCCGCAGACCACCGCGCGGATGTGCGCCGCATTCCAGAGCTGGCGCCGGTATGACGCGGACCGGCAGCAAATGATCCGGGAGGCGCTGTCGCGCATCGCGGCCAAGCCGGGGTTGTCGCGCGATACCGACGAAATGGTTTCCCGCATTCTGGAGGGGTAA
- a CDS encoding type 1 glutamine amidotransferase domain-containing protein produces the protein MPAITEAKILILATHGFEQSELEHPLSTLKEAGATVHVATLDGKAIRGWDNTDWGREVAADVKAADITPGDYDALVLPGGQINPDLLRVEEDAMSIVRAMIDGGKTVAAICHAPWLLIEAGAVKGRDATSYPSIKTDMINAGANWTDAEVVTDNGIITSRSPKDLEAFSAKIIEEIEEGEHKRKAA, from the coding sequence ATGCCAGCCATTACCGAGGCGAAAATCCTGATCCTCGCAACCCACGGGTTCGAGCAATCGGAACTCGAACACCCCCTGTCCACGCTGAAAGAAGCCGGCGCCACCGTGCATGTCGCCACGCTGGACGGCAAGGCGATCCGCGGCTGGGACAACACCGATTGGGGCCGCGAAGTCGCCGCCGATGTGAAGGCCGCCGACATCACTCCCGGCGATTATGATGCGCTGGTCCTGCCGGGTGGCCAGATCAATCCCGACCTGCTGCGCGTGGAGGAGGACGCCATGTCCATCGTCCGGGCCATGATCGACGGCGGCAAGACCGTCGCTGCCATCTGCCACGCCCCTTGGCTGCTGATCGAGGCAGGCGCGGTGAAGGGGCGCGACGCGACCTCCTACCCGTCGATCAAGACCGACATGATCAATGCCGGCGCCAATTGGACCGATGCTGAAGTAGTCACCGACAACGGCATCATCACCTCCCGCAGCCCGAAGGATCTGGAGGCGTTCAGCGCCAAGATCATCGAGGAGATCGAAGAAGGCGAGCACAAGCGAAAAGCGGCCTGA
- the gatB gene encoding Asp-tRNA(Asn)/Glu-tRNA(Gln) amidotransferase subunit GatB, with protein MLDLTYETPKPKVIAGAKHDWELVIGMEVHAQVSSRAKLFSGASTRFGAEPNSNVAFVDAAMPGMLPVINEFCVAQAVRTGLGLKAQINLRSAFDRKNYFYPDLPQGYQISQLYHPIVGEGEILVDMAPGVARLVRIERIHLEQDAGKSIHDMDPAMSFVDLNRTGVALMEIVSRPDIRGPEEAAAYITKMRQILRYLGTCDGNMQNGNLRADVNVSVCRPGQYEKYQETQDFNHLGTRCEIKNMNSMRFIQAAIDYEARRQIGILEAGGDIVQETRLYDPDKNETRSMRSKEEAHDYRYFPDPDLLPLEIEQGWVDDIAAGLPELPDEKKARFVRDFGLSEYDASVLTAEAENAAYFEQVAEGRDGKLAANWVINELFGRLKKDDKGIDDSPVSPDQLGGIIALITKGDISGKIAKDLFEIVYTEGGDPAEIVAARGMKQVTDTGAIEAAVDEVIAANPAQVEKAQQNPKLAGWFVGQVMKATGGKANPKAVDELVKAKLGL; from the coding sequence ATGTTGGACCTGACATATGAAACGCCCAAGCCCAAGGTAATCGCCGGGGCGAAGCACGATTGGGAACTGGTCATCGGGATGGAGGTACACGCGCAGGTGTCCTCCCGGGCCAAGCTGTTCTCCGGCGCGTCCACCCGGTTCGGTGCGGAACCCAATTCCAACGTCGCCTTTGTCGATGCGGCCATGCCCGGCATGCTGCCCGTGATCAATGAGTTCTGCGTGGCCCAGGCCGTGCGCACCGGGCTGGGGCTGAAGGCGCAGATCAATCTGCGCTCCGCTTTCGATCGGAAGAATTATTTCTATCCCGACCTGCCGCAGGGCTACCAGATTTCCCAGCTGTATCACCCCATCGTCGGCGAGGGCGAAATCCTGGTGGACATGGCGCCTGGTGTGGCGCGCCTGGTGCGGATCGAACGCATCCACCTGGAACAGGACGCGGGCAAGTCGATCCATGACATGGATCCGGCGATGTCCTTTGTCGACCTGAACCGGACCGGCGTCGCCCTGATGGAGATCGTCTCCCGCCCTGATATCCGCGGACCGGAAGAGGCCGCCGCCTATATCACCAAGATGCGGCAGATCCTGCGCTACCTTGGCACCTGCGACGGCAACATGCAGAACGGCAACCTGCGCGCCGATGTGAACGTGTCGGTCTGTCGTCCGGGGCAATACGAGAAATACCAGGAGACGCAGGACTTCAACCATCTCGGCACCCGCTGCGAGATCAAGAACATGAATTCCATGCGCTTTATCCAGGCCGCGATTGATTACGAGGCGCGCCGCCAGATCGGCATCCTGGAGGCCGGTGGCGACATCGTGCAGGAAACCCGCCTCTACGATCCCGACAAGAACGAGACCCGGTCGATGCGGTCCAAGGAAGAAGCGCATGACTACCGGTACTTCCCCGATCCCGACCTGCTGCCGTTGGAGATCGAGCAAGGTTGGGTGGACGATATCGCCGCAGGCCTGCCGGAACTTCCGGACGAGAAAAAGGCGCGGTTCGTCCGGGATTTCGGGCTGTCGGAATACGACGCCTCCGTCCTGACGGCCGAGGCGGAGAATGCCGCCTATTTCGAACAGGTGGCCGAGGGGCGGGATGGCAAGCTCGCCGCCAACTGGGTCATCAACGAGCTGTTCGGCCGCCTGAAGAAGGATGACAAGGGCATCGACGACAGCCCTGTCAGCCCCGATCAGCTGGGCGGGATCATCGCTCTGATCACCAAGGGCGACATCTCCGGGAAAATTGCCAAGGATCTGTTTGAAATCGTCTATACCGAGGGCGGCGACCCGGCGGAGATCGTCGCCGCGCGCGGCATGAAACAGGTCACCGACACCGGCGCGATCGAGGCCGCCGTGGACGAGGTCATCGCGGCAAATCCCGCACAGGTGGAAAAAGCGCAGCAGAACCCGAAACTTGCGGGCTGGTTCGTTGGCCAGGTGATGAAGGCCACCGGCGGCAAGGCCAACCCCAAGGCGGTGGATGAGCTGGTGAAAGCCAAGCTGGGCCTTTAA
- a CDS encoding acyl-CoA thioesterase, with protein MAEFISEPMGLKPEWIDFNGHLNMAYYNVLFDTGVDDAFELLGLSERYMRNTAHTTYSAEFRTRYLRELHLGAQVRVTLRILDHGPKSFHFCQTIQHQDGWIAATGEGISLHIDQSGPRVAPYPPEIHEKIAAMAADHATLPVPDWVGAPMGLRK; from the coding sequence ATGGCTGAATTCATTTCGGAACCGATGGGGCTGAAGCCCGAGTGGATCGATTTCAACGGCCACTTGAACATGGCCTATTACAACGTGCTGTTCGATACCGGCGTCGACGATGCCTTCGAATTGCTGGGCCTGTCGGAACGCTACATGCGGAACACCGCCCACACGACCTATTCCGCCGAATTCCGCACCCGGTACCTGCGGGAATTGCACCTGGGCGCACAGGTCAGGGTGACCCTTCGGATCCTGGATCACGGGCCGAAGAGCTTTCATTTCTGCCAGACGATCCAGCACCAGGACGGCTGGATCGCCGCCACCGGCGAGGGCATCAGCCTGCATATCGACCAATCCGGCCCCCGGGTGGCACCCTATCCGCCCGAGATCCACGAAAAGATTGCCGCGATGGCCGCCGATCATGCCACACTGCCGGTGCCCGATTGGGTCGGCGCGCCGATGGGTCTGCGGAAATGA
- a CDS encoding BolA family protein has protein sequence MSRTAEIRSALERSFTPERLEVLDESESHRGHAGYQEGGESHFRIRMKAAAFEGQSRIARHRAVHAALGPDLISRIHALALELEA, from the coding sequence ATGTCCCGAACGGCAGAGATCCGCAGTGCGTTGGAGCGCAGTTTTACTCCGGAGCGGCTGGAAGTGCTGGACGAAAGCGAAAGCCATCGCGGCCATGCCGGGTACCAGGAGGGGGGGGAAAGTCATTTTCGCATCCGCATGAAGGCCGCCGCCTTCGAAGGGCAGTCCCGGATCGCCCGCCACCGCGCGGTTCACGCCGCCCTGGGGCCCGATCTGATCAGCCGCATCCACGCCCTGGCATTGGAACTGGAAGCATAG
- a CDS encoding J domain-containing protein: MPKPDPFGFDMSVSSAKKKTNRGRRGMSGASETSTRVCEHPGCEEAGKYRAPKAPDVLDEFKWFCRDHVREYNLKWNFFDGTTEAEMNAQMSKDKVWDRQTKPMGDPEQRAWARLGIEDAHQVLGANATQNPGRNGQAAGRRLPPTERQAIEILEARDDWSKAEVRKAYKALIKVLHPDMNGGDRSQEEQLQQVVWAWDQIKDSRNFK; encoded by the coding sequence ATGCCCAAGCCTGACCCATTCGGCTTTGATATGTCGGTTTCCTCGGCCAAAAAGAAAACCAACCGCGGTCGTCGCGGTATGTCCGGCGCATCCGAGACATCGACCCGCGTGTGCGAACATCCGGGCTGCGAGGAGGCGGGAAAGTACCGCGCGCCCAAGGCGCCGGACGTTCTGGACGAATTCAAATGGTTTTGCCGGGACCACGTTCGCGAATACAATCTGAAGTGGAACTTCTTTGACGGAACAACCGAAGCGGAAATGAACGCTCAGATGTCCAAGGACAAGGTCTGGGACCGCCAGACCAAACCCATGGGCGACCCCGAACAGCGCGCCTGGGCGCGGTTGGGGATCGAGGATGCGCACCAGGTTCTGGGCGCCAACGCGACACAGAACCCCGGCCGCAACGGCCAGGCCGCTGGCCGGCGCCTGCCCCCCACGGAACGCCAGGCGATCGAGATCCTGGAGGCACGCGATGATTGGTCCAAGGCCGAGGTCCGCAAGGCCTACAAGGCGCTGATCAAGGTGCTGCACCCGGATATGAACGGCGGCGATCGCAGCCAGGAAGAACAATTGCAGCAGGTGGTCTGGGCCTGGGATCAGATCAAGGACAGCCGCAACTTCAAGTGA
- the msrB gene encoding peptide-methionine (R)-S-oxide reductase MsrB: MKRRVFLTTAAATASTFATGLARGPLNAASGSFEVQRSVPEWKAMLSDLEYKVMREDGTEPAYSSKLHDLKEDGTYLCRGCDLPIYSSADKFDSGTGWPSFTRPIADDAVRTKPDRSLFATRTEVHCRRCGSHLGHIFDDGPEPTGKRHCLNGVSLKFTPTNT, encoded by the coding sequence ATGAAACGTCGTGTTTTCCTGACCACCGCGGCCGCCACGGCCAGCACCTTTGCCACAGGCCTTGCAAGGGGCCCCTTGAACGCCGCTTCCGGCAGTTTCGAGGTGCAGCGCAGCGTGCCGGAATGGAAGGCGATGCTGAGCGATCTGGAATACAAGGTCATGCGCGAAGACGGTACGGAACCTGCCTACAGTTCCAAGTTGCATGACCTGAAAGAAGATGGCACCTACCTGTGCCGGGGATGCGACCTGCCGATCTACTCTTCGGCGGACAAGTTCGATTCGGGCACCGGCTGGCCCAGCTTTACCCGGCCGATCGCGGATGATGCTGTCCGGACCAAGCCGGATCGCAGCCTGTTTGCCACGCGCACAGAGGTACATTGCCGCCGCTGCGGTTCGCATCTGGGTCATATCTTCGACGATGGTCCCGAACCCACCGGCAAGCGCCATTGCCTGAACGGCGTCAGCCTGAAGTTCACCCCAACCAATACCTGA
- a CDS encoding fasciclin domain-containing protein, with protein sequence MTFKTLITAAATSALLAGGAFAESHGGKNPMVGGAEMFADKTIVENASQSADHTTLVAAVKAAGLVETLSGEGPFTVFAPTNAAFEKLPEGTVEDLLKPENKEQLTKILTCHVVAADAMSDAIRGMIDDDGGEHPVPTVGGCTLQATYDGDAIMIEDEQGNVANVTVADVDQSNGVVHVIDTVLMPAM encoded by the coding sequence ATGACGTTCAAGACCCTGATTACCGCCGCTGCGACCTCTGCCCTGCTGGCCGGGGGCGCCTTTGCCGAATCCCATGGCGGTAAGAACCCGATGGTGGGCGGCGCTGAAATGTTCGCTGACAAGACCATCGTGGAGAACGCCTCGCAGAGCGCAGACCACACCACGCTGGTTGCCGCCGTGAAGGCCGCAGGCCTGGTTGAAACGCTGAGCGGCGAAGGCCCGTTCACCGTGTTCGCCCCCACCAACGCCGCCTTCGAGAAACTGCCCGAAGGTACTGTCGAAGACCTGCTGAAGCCTGAAAACAAGGAACAGCTGACCAAGATCCTGACCTGCCACGTCGTCGCCGCCGATGCCATGTCGGACGCCATCCGTGGCATGATCGACGATGACGGTGGGGAGCACCCGGTACCCACCGTCGGCGGCTGCACCTTGCAGGCGACCTATGATGGCGACGCGATCATGATCGAAGACGAGCAGGGCAACGTCGCCAATGTCACCGTCGCCGATGTCGATCAGTCGAACGGCGTCGTGCACGTGATCGACACGGTGCTGATGCCCGCGATGTAA
- a CDS encoding inositol monophosphatase family protein: protein MVGSANLNIMIKAARKAGRSLVKDFREVENLQVSMKGAGDFVSRADIAAEKILKEELMTARPTYGWLAEEGGEDAGQDPTRRWIVDPLDGTTNFLHGLPHWAISIGLEHKGQMVAGVIFDAAKNEMFFAEKGEGAWMNESRIRASGRTRMIESIYATGLPFGGRSDLPATIQDLARLLPACAGVRRWGAAALDMAYVAAGRYDGFWERRLNSWDMAAGLVILREAGALVEPLRKDGDIFADGEVITANEGLFDAFTKVIRNT from the coding sequence ATGGTCGGTAGCGCCAATCTCAACATCATGATCAAGGCCGCCCGTAAGGCGGGCCGCTCCCTGGTGAAGGACTTCCGCGAGGTGGAGAACCTTCAGGTGTCGATGAAAGGCGCGGGCGATTTCGTCAGCCGGGCCGATATCGCCGCCGAGAAGATCCTGAAAGAAGAATTGATGACCGCCCGTCCGACCTATGGTTGGCTGGCCGAGGAGGGGGGCGAGGATGCCGGGCAGGATCCCACCCGCCGCTGGATCGTCGATCCGTTGGACGGCACCACGAATTTCCTGCACGGCCTTCCGCATTGGGCGATTTCCATCGGGCTGGAACACAAGGGTCAGATGGTCGCCGGCGTGATCTTTGACGCCGCCAAGAACGAGATGTTCTTTGCGGAGAAAGGCGAAGGCGCCTGGATGAACGAAAGCCGCATCCGCGCCTCCGGACGGACGCGGATGATCGAATCGATCTATGCTACGGGCCTGCCCTTTGGTGGGCGTTCCGACCTGCCGGCCACGATCCAGGACCTGGCGCGGCTGCTGCCCGCCTGTGCCGGGGTGCGGCGCTGGGGGGCGGCGGCGCTGGACATGGCCTATGTGGCGGCGGGCCGGTACGACGGCTTCTGGGAACGTCGCTTGAATTCCTGGGACATGGCCGCCGGGCTGGTGATCCTGCGCGAGGCCGGTGCGCTGGTGGAGCCGCTGCGCAAGGACGGTGATATCTTTGCCGATGGCGAGGTGATCACCGCCAACGAAGGGCTGTTCGACGCCTTTACCAAGGTCATTCGCAACACCTGA
- a CDS encoding TIGR01244 family sulfur transferase, giving the protein MNIRPLTPRYAVSPQIAPEDMAAIREAGFTTVICNRPDAENPPEWQADAMAGAAKAAGLDFVVLPLTHQTMTPENTAIQMQTVEASDGPVLAYCASGTRCSVIWSLGQATAGMAPEEILTTTARAGYDLAALRPRLEELSAG; this is encoded by the coding sequence ATGAACATCAGACCCCTGACCCCCCGCTATGCCGTCTCTCCCCAGATCGCGCCCGAGGATATGGCCGCGATCCGCGAGGCCGGGTTCACCACGGTGATCTGCAACCGCCCCGATGCCGAGAACCCGCCGGAATGGCAGGCCGACGCAATGGCCGGCGCGGCCAAGGCGGCCGGGCTGGATTTCGTGGTACTGCCGCTGACCCATCAGACCATGACGCCTGAGAATACCGCGATCCAGATGCAGACGGTGGAAGCCTCGGACGGGCCGGTGCTGGCCTATTGCGCCTCTGGCACGCGCTGTTCGGTGATCTGGTCGCTGGGCCAGGCAACGGCCGGAATGGCCCCGGAGGAGATCCTGACCACCACAGCCAGGGCCGGCTATGACCTGGCCGCGCTGCGCCCCCGTCTGGAAGAGCTGTCGGCGGGCTGA
- a CDS encoding DUF6691 family protein, producing the protein MHRLIALVAGGLFGTGLYLSGLTDTTKVQGWLDVFGDWDPTLAFVMGGAILPMALAWALIRARAGRLRPLAGGTFPAPPRPEVDRRLVVGSVLFGLGWGLAGLCPGPAVASLSFGGWQGVVFLGFMVLGMAIAPRLRDRLDRAVPAD; encoded by the coding sequence ATGCATCGACTGATCGCATTGGTCGCCGGCGGATTGTTCGGCACTGGCCTCTATCTGTCCGGCTTGACCGACACGACAAAGGTGCAGGGCTGGCTGGATGTGTTCGGTGACTGGGATCCCACCTTGGCTTTCGTGATGGGCGGGGCGATCCTGCCCATGGCGCTGGCCTGGGCGCTGATCCGGGCGCGCGCCGGGCGGCTGCGCCCGCTGGCGGGGGGCACCTTCCCGGCGCCGCCCCGGCCCGAGGTCGACCGTCGGCTGGTGGTCGGATCCGTCCTTTTCGGCCTGGGCTGGGGGCTGGCGGGGCTGTGCCCCGGACCGGCAGTGGCCTCGCTGTCCTTCGGCGGGTGGCAGGGAGTGGTCTTCCTGGGCTTCATGGTGCTGGGCATGGCGATCGCGCCGCGCCTGCGCGACAGGCTGGACAGGGCCGTTCCGGCGGACTAA
- a CDS encoding YeeE/YedE family protein, with translation MESSWIMGLVGGVLIGTGGAVYLLGNGRIMGASGIIGGLVDGSGRDTAAERLIFLAGVVLMPLLLLPFVGDPQTRATSELWVLAAAGLCVGLGTRVANGCTSGHGVCGISRLSLRGIVATLFYILAGGLTVVLFRHILGVI, from the coding sequence ATGGAATCGAGTTGGATCATGGGGCTGGTCGGCGGGGTGCTGATCGGGACCGGCGGTGCCGTCTACCTGTTGGGGAATGGGCGCATCATGGGGGCCTCCGGCATCATCGGCGGGCTGGTGGACGGGTCGGGCCGCGACACGGCGGCCGAACGGCTGATCTTTCTTGCCGGGGTGGTTCTGATGCCGTTGCTGCTGCTGCCCTTTGTCGGGGATCCGCAGACGCGGGCGACATCGGAGCTGTGGGTGCTGGCGGCGGCGGGGCTATGCGTCGGATTAGGCACGCGGGTGGCCAATGGCTGCACCTCCGGACACGGGGTCTGCGGGATCTCGCGGCTGTCGCTGCGTGGGATCGTGGCGACCCTTTTCTACATTCTGGCGGGCGGGCTGACGGTGGTTCTGTTCCGGCACATCCTGGGGGTGATTTGA